AAACTAGCCAAAATGGCTAGTTGATTACGTTGCGTTAACTGGGCGAAGAGAAAGTTACCTCCACCTAGTTAGAAACCATAAATTAGCTACCTTTTATCAAGCTAGGCCCTTTATTATAGTATACCATTCGTATCTAGCCTTTAAGATGCACAAATGCACTACATTTCTGCAGTTTACGCCTTCTGTTGACGTCTTTAAATACTAGTTAGCCTACAGATttcaatgaatgaatgaacagtGGCTAAAAACACTGTGACCGGATTTCCTCTTACAATAGCAGTAATGTGCTTAAATAATCTGATTGTACATTATTGAGTTGGCCATGTactatatatgtgtgtgggtatatatatatatataatatatatatatatatatatatgtgtgtgtgtgtattttcttttcttgcaACATTAACTTTCTTAATGTTCAATGATAGCTCCGGAAGCCATGGAGGCGGTCCAACCTCCTCCAGAGACGGTAGAGGCAACAGAGGAGAACGGTGGAGAACTGGCCTCAGAGGCTTCTGAAGCTGCGACAGCATACAACATGCCTCTGGCagagaacgaggaagaggatGGCGAGTTGCCGGCGGACTTTGACCGACTCTGGAAACTGGCCCATGACAATCCACAGGACTTCTCTAGCTGGACTGACCTGCTGCAGTACTGTGAGCAAGAGGTGAGGGACTTACCAGACTCCTAATGTAATTTCATCataaccgacacagtgaaaacTGACTTTTTGAAGCACGGCGTCACTGTCAGCTAattcagattttctattgtCCGCAGAGTCACATGACTGCATCGCGGCGGTCACTGGTGGCCTTTCTGGCACGGTACCCCCTGTGCTACGGGTACTGGAAGAAGTTTGCCGACCTGGAGCGACGTGCTGGCTACACCAATAAGGCTCAGGAGGTGTGATGGGACAGGAGGAGGTGCAACGGTGTTGAGCACGTGGCTGTGATGCTTGTCATTTTGCTCACCACTGACAGGCACATCAGTCGTCTCTGTCTCAGCGTGTCATGGCTTTGGTTGGGTAACGGTCGTATGTTGTTTCAGGTGTGCGTGCAAGGTCTGAAAGCCATCCCTCTGAGTGTAGATCTGTGGATCCACTACATTAACCTGCTGCTGGGCACACTCAACATGAACCTGGCCGAGTCGTCTCAGCGCATACGCAGGTATGCACGCGCACACTCGTTTCAGCTCACAGAATAAATGTGCATTCAGGTAGGACATCAGATAGTTCTATTTGTATGTGAGAACACTTGAGGGTAGTGATAGTACCTCATCCTCTACACTAAGAAGCAAACATGTAGTGTTGCGATATTAAAAGGGCATTATGTTGAGCTTTAGCCTTGTAATATAAGAACAAATTTCCAAAATGAGCTGCAGTGATAGTGGAAGAATATAGTTTCATAACTTCATCATTGAGACACACAGTCATCTGTCCGTCAACAAGCAGCAGCAGACGGGAGcaagaaaaatatgattttctgttTGCTAAAATTCTAAATAGTTGGCCCAATTACTGTTCAAGTGACAAAACGATCACTCAACAGTGTATGGAATCATTGTGACATctaaattgctttttatttatttttttaaatatccccAAATATTTTTACAGCTTTTGTAAGCTGTCAGCCAAAAGTGAAGTGAAGTAAAACTTGGTTTGAATGTGCTGTTGCTGTATTTCATCCTACTTCCACAAGGTAGGAGCAAATTAGAGATATCCCCTTTAAGGTCACATACTGTCAGTCACAAACATGCAACACAGCCTTTTGTCATTTCTTTGCATACTGAATGTTATCAGACCTTGAAATGAAGATAAACTGAGAGAACAAACACCTACGTTTTAATATTTTAGAATGTATGTAATGATCAAAGCAGTGCAACATTGGGGGAAAGTAATGACTTCCGTACACTCAGCAGCTGATACCTTTAGCTGCAATGGGTGACACCACACACTTGTTGTACTTTAAGTTCAGCCTCTCACAACACTGTAGAGGACAGAGCTGTTTTACCTCAACCACATTTACTGAGTTTTGAGCAGAAACTGCTGGTTTCACGAGCCCTCAACTGGGTTTTGGTTTGGACGTTGACCACACCATTCCAAAATCGAACATGTATTGCTTTTAATCTGTTCTGATGAAGACTTGCTTATGTGTTTTGGATCAGTCTTGCTACCTCAGGATCTGGATGTCTTCATTGAAGGAACCAGGAATTCTGCTCTGCATGAGAGAATGTCAGACCATCCGTCCATGACCTGAAGTTTACCTGGTTcatgcagcaagacaatgatccaaaacacacaagcaagtcTACATGGGAACTGCCTAAGAGCAACAAACTAAATGTTTATAATCACATGTCCAGAATATTTCTTTCCTTTAGTACCATTCTTTTGAAGATCAAATTACTTTCAGTGACAAACATGCCAACAATCTGTAAGGCTTATTCACACGCATGCTGACTGACTCATGTGCCTCTCCAGTGCGTTTGAGGAGGCGGTGGCTGCAGCAGGGCTGGATTTCCACTCAGACCGCCTGTGGGAGCTCTACATAGAGTGGGAGAAGGAGCAGGGAGACATGAGGGCTGCCAGTGGAGTTTACGACAGAGTCCTCAGAGTACCCACCCAGCTCTACAGCAGCCACTACGACAAGTGAGTCTGTTCACATTTACACCCTTAATCCTTTAAGACAAAGCAGAGTCTTATAGTGCAAACTAAAAAACACCACCTTGTATACCCTTCTAGATGATGAACTTTTTGGGGCGATAGCTACTTTAACCTAGCAAGCTACTCTTGCgctgataaaaaataaataagggtTAATAAATAGCTCTGAGAAAGGCCTTATGAAAATTGTCCATTTTCATAATTAAATCACATTGGAATGTAATTCCTCTGTAATAGCACATCTGGACCTAAAATTTAGCATCTTAAAAAAAGTTCAGTGCATTTGTGGTGCTATAAATCTGTAGCATACTGCTGATGTAACTTCATACTAATAATGGATTACAATTTGGTACTTCATTtcttaaaagtacattttgcttGGTTCCAAACACAAACAGCATGTAAAGTGCCTGAAATTACAAATCGATGATATCAATGATTTTGTCTGCTTAGCTTCATACGAGCAACCATAAATGAATGGACGGTTTGTTCAATGTAAAAGCATGAAATACTGTAACATGAGCATTCATCATAGGAGATCCAGACATGTTTACTAGCCTGACAGCTAGCCAGCTCAATTCACTCAACCATATTGGACACGTAGTTGATGGATCCCTACGGACACATCAATAATCAGCCTATTGTAGCTTCACCGATCGCTCTGTTTCCATTTGCGGTGTAGCAAGTTAATTAGTAAAGAATTGGTGAAGTTCGCGGTTTCGCTTGTTGCAGCTGATGATTAAACTCTTGCACAACACAAACAAGGGCGATATGCTGGAAATGAACTGACAGATATGTTTAGGTTTTAGTCCACTAGTTGCTAAATGGGGAGATCATGTCAATGTTACGCTTGGTAGATAGTCCCTAGGAGACTGGTAAATTTGACATTCTTGGAACCCGTGAATGGGCTGCAAACTAGATTTTGGTAATTGTATATCCTCAAAGAGGGCCTTGATCTTTGCTGACCTGATTAATCCCATCAACTCCCTCCTTACCCCCTGTCTCCCAGATTCAAGACTCACCTCAATACCCATGCACCAAAGGATGTCCTCTCAGCAGAGGAGTATGGGAGGTTACTTGAGGAATGTAAACAGAGCCACAAAATTGAGAAGGCTGAGCAGgctgagggggaggaggagatcCCCcctggagaggagaaggagccTACAGAGGTGCTTTGCTAATTTAAAATCCCTGGTAGTGTTGGAATGAAAGATTTAACATGAGATTAATCAGGAGCGGTGATTGCTATCAAAAGAGTTAAGTAACATATGAGCAGATTTTAAAACAAGTAATCAAAACTATCTTGTTTCATCCCATCAGGAAGAGTTAATTCCAAAGATGCGTGAGCTTCTATTGGCTCGCAGGGAGAAGGTATTCCAGGACCTAGAGGGTGAGGTCAGGAAGAGGTGGAACTTTGAGGACGCTGTGAGTTACCCGACATAGACATGACTTCTATGCAAGCCTCAGAAACTACGAATGAGACATTATACTTTCATTGGTTAGAAACATTGGCTTACTTCCTGTTCCCGTTCCTCACAATGTTCCAGATCAAGCGTCCGTATTTCCATGTGAAGCCATTGGACCGGACCCAACTCCGGGCCTGGCACTCCTACCTGGACTGGGAGCTCACCCAGCTGGACGCTGGGGATGAACAGGAAGTGAGGACTGAGGTGGAACCAGAGGGCATGGAGGGCTGGGAAGAAATTAAAAAGGAGGACAACAATGGGTCAAATAGCAGCGGGATTGTCGCCGGGGGTGACCAAAGAGTGCGAATTTTGTTTGAGCGCTGTCTGATTGCCTGCGCTCTCTATGAAGAGTTCTGGACCAAGGTAAAGAGGGGACTGTGTTTGTTGTCCGTGCCGTGTGTccgtatgtatgtgtgtgtccgtgtcactaatgtacagtacatggcTGTTCCCCAGTACATTCAGTACCTGGAGCCCCAGAGCCTGGATGAGGCGCGGGCCGTGTTCAGACGAGCCTGTGAGATCCACCTggcccacaaacacaccatgcATCTGCAGTGGGCCACGTTTGAGGAGAGACACGGTGAGAGGACGCAGCGGTCACCTCTTCAGTTCCAGGACACCGTTCCACTTCCCCACCAAGTGTTGTGGTCTGCTAACACCCTCCTCTGTCCATCAATCTCTAGGTGACCTAAACGAGGCGCGTCGGGTGTTAGAGGCCCTGGAAACCTCTGTCCCCGGGTTGGCTATGGTTCGGCTGCGCAGGGCGGGGCTAGAGAGAAGGGCGGGTCGGCTAGATGAATCTGAAGCGCTGCTCAGAGACGCGGTGGCCCAGGCCAAAGAGACACCACACCTCCATGCATTCTACTCCATCAAACTCGCCCGTCTGCTTCTGAAGCTCTGCAAGAATCCCAGCAAGGCGCGGGGTGTTCTCCAGGAGGCGCTGGAGATCAGCCCGGTGAGAGAATGGGGCAAGGAGCCCAAGAGTGGCGACAGAACACAACGGAAGCTTTGTGCCCAAAAATCTCAACTGCTGTAGCATTTTCCTCAGTCCACATGTCACATGAGTTGGTGGCAGGTCTCATCagttctctcccctccctccaccagGATAACAGTAAACTGCACCTAAACCTGCTGGAGTTGGAGGTGTCTGGTGACCCCAGAGGGTCAGCCGAAGGTgtgcagctgtgtgtgtctcgAGCACTGGCTGCACCCCTTTCCCCACGGACCAAGATCCTCTTCTCCCAGAGGGGCCTGCAGTACGCTGAGGACTACGGGACATCTGTGCACAGGTTTGGGGTTACACTGGTTTCTGTTCGTTTTTAGTTTGTATTTATTCAGATGGGTAGAATGGACTGCCTAATAAGGACTGTTCTGTGGCTCTCCTCCCCATTGTCCTGCAGTGTCCTGACCGTCTATGAGGAGCATCAGAAGCTGCTGAAAGAGCTCGGCAACAAGAAGAGAGGGGCTGAGAACGGGTGAGATTATAGCATGAGGGTCTGAGAACATAGCATGAGGGGCTGAGAACGGGTGAGATTATAGCATGAGGGGCTGAGAACGGGTGAGATTATAGCATGAGGGGCTGAGAACGGGTGAGATTATAGCATGAGGGGCTGAGAACGGGTGAGTTTATAGCATGAGGGGCTGAGAACGGGTCAGATTATAGCATGAGGGCCTGAGAACGGGTGAGATTATAGCATGAGGGGCTGAGAATAGATGAGATAATGTGAGGGGATGAGAACGGGTGAGATTATAGAGTGAGGAGGTGAGAACGGATGAGATGATAGGGTGAGTGGCTAAGAACAGGTGAGATGAGTAATGTCGGTCAATGTCAAGGAAGGCTTTATGACTGAGATGATTTAggttcttaaaaaaatatttacaagttAATGGATTCTGTTAAGTGACTTGTGCTATTAATCTGCAGAGACAATGAGGACCCTGACAAAATGCTAAAAGGAGAAGACGGATCCGCTTTGCCCGCCACACCACAGCCCCCTCCCACAATGCCTCATGTTCCCataacaacaccaccaccacccatgaTGGGTGCAGACATGAGTGCGGGCTATGGATATGGAGGCTGGTATCAGGTAGAGGTTATTACACTTTTTACTAACTTTATTCCACTAATCTGATGCAGGGTTACCCAAACCTCTTCTTGCGCTGCCACGGGTGTTtcacatttgtgttttaacCCTGAACTGGCACTATAGATTCAATTGATCAACAGGGCTGTAAATAATTGAATCAGGTATGACGGTTTATCCCAGAACATCTGGAGGCTTGGGAAACTTTTCAATATAGGCTACATACCCTTATATATGACTAAGACCAACTGAAATTAAAGCAGATAAGACCAAAGCATTTCAGCATGCCCTCTGATCAGGGACTGGTTTAGACTAGGGGCACCAGGTGAGGGATAATAATTACCTGGTAGAACAGTACCAGCAGACACCAGACATAAGTGTTGATTTTAGCTAGGATGTTCcccttttaatttatttaacactATTTTCTCCTCTTACAGCAGCCACAGTATGGGGGATATGGAGGCTACCAGCAACCCTGGAACTACAATCAGGGTTACTACCCTCCCAGCTAAGGGGGAAGAGAAATAACGTGACATCACCAAGCAGCAGGGGTTAACAGGGAGGATTCAGCATTGAGGACCCAGTGAACTCACCACCCACTTCACCTTAAACTCCATGgttacatcccaaatggcaccacatTCCCTACATTAACACCCCATTGAAGGAATAGGGCACCACGTTCCCTACCTTAACACCCCATCGAAggaatagggcgccatttgggacgcaaACCCATATTTTATCAGGAACAGGGTCGTGACCTGCAATACTTGTCGTTCCCTCTTTGAAAAATGTGCTCCTGAACATTGTTTTAACGATAAACTATTTTTGTATGCTCTCTTCTACACGCAGCCCCTATGGCGTTCACTGTAAGCAACACAATCTCCCCACACGTCCTGTATGGTTTCAAGTCTTGCATCATTCCAGGAGTATAGGCtagtctttttctttttttttgtaatgtacaTAAACGTGTTTTATAGTGTGAAGTCAGAGCTCTTTTCATATTCTAGTCGATTAAGATCAATACAGGTCCCTCACCCAATGCTTGTGAACTGCCATTCCTTTACATGTTGTATAAAAGGTGTACCAGTGTCTTTTAACATTTGCATAGAGGTAAAGAAAGAAATAGTAACTGAATATTGGCTGTACTATACCTAATAGATGTGCCCAAACCTAATCCTGCTAGCCAGAATCATGGCACTGTGAGAAGACTAGACCCAGAACAACAGGCCGTCTAGGTTCACTTTTAATGGAATTTCAGCAGAAAATGGCAGAACCAAAATGTTTGCTTTCTCGTGTCACTCCTTGGTTTTTAAAAAGCCATTCCATTACTGTTGGATTTTAGAGTGCATCCGATCCATTGTACACTGAAAAGGCATGCACAAATACACTGCAAATGAGTGACAATGTAACTTTTTAATGTTGGAGTTTCATTTCGACTTTTACATCGcttaaataaagatttcagtGAACCACAATATAAATTTTAGGAATACTAATGAGACATGATTTGTTTCGTATGTAAAGTGTGTAGGTCATCACAGATGACCCCATTTCTGACCAGACAGTGGAATACAAAGCCTGGACCTGTACTGTGCAGCTTTATAAAGAAACAGGCTATTCCTGGAGTTACGATTAACAAGGTTTTGAGTTGTCACATTCTCCACAGAAAGAATGGTCAAGTCCATCACATTACTCTCCAAGTCAGTTTTATTCAAGCAATTGTTTTGTGGTTATGCAATAACACCACTCAAATTATTTAACGCAGAAAAACCACAACTTTTGTAGTGGAAAGTCTGTCAGCACAAGCCTGGTCTTAAAATAGGACCCATGAGAATCAATAGTCATCCATTTGTGTTGCTACATAAGATTCAGATTAAAGTTCAGTGTTTGTTGAATGAGTCAATCCATAGGTGAAATCCCGGTCTTTGTCCTGTGGCGGTTAATGATGTATTGAATAGAGGTTGTTTGGCTCACAGAATGGTATTACTCCAATGTCCTTATTTCTTGGCAACGACCAGCACAGCTGAAGGCACCAaccctgaaaaacaacaaaatatttgatgGTACTACAGTAGATTCGAGTGGGTTAATGGAGACATCTTTTGTTTTAGGACATCCATACCAATTATTCCTATTTTTGTACGCTTAAAAACATTACTGTAACATTTACTGATTTGTACCAATCTAACTTGAGACCATCTACAGAGAATGGAATTTAATGCTGTTTTTCAGACTGGAATGTAATGGTCACTACTGACCAATAAACAAACGTGGGCATGGGTCTGGCATATAAATCAATAGAAATCCGTGAACGATTTTCATATTTGACAATAACATTCATACTGATCACAGTTGTGCTATAACAGACTCATTTTATGTCTACTGATCTGTTTGCAAGtgataaaacaacaaacatgctCAAGGATAAGTCGTTGACCAATGAAATCTAAAACACCACTGGCCCGACTCACCCAAGTTGGGTGAATGATGCCTCTTGCTCTATAGAAGTACCCTTTACAGATATGAAGGACAACATGTCAGTTGCCTTTGTTTAATACTGTATTATTCTATACTGTGGGCTAAGGTGGCCTGGTGGTCTAACCTGTGGTGCCTCTATGCAGCATGGGTTAGATGTCAGCTGACCTTTTTTAGAAGAATTTTCTACATTATTTTTTGTGgagaaataaaatgtctccACAACAAAATATAGTACCTgtcagtattcagacccctgatTAAAAGAACATCtaattctgtttgatattttaacTTCAAcaattaacaacaaaaataattatgggAATCCCTGTAGGGGGATAGCCATGGGGTCTAATTTCCTGCAGAGGGGACAAGATGATAGTTGGACGTGACCGACATGCTCTAGCACCTCCTTGTGTTAAGGCCAGACACCTGCAAACCTAGCTGTGGATGTATAGTTTGGGAATGCGTTATATCGGCACACACATACCAGCTAAAGGCTTCCGTGTTGAACAAGCAGTGTGATGAGTATCTGAACAGCTTGGTGAGGTATGCTTGGAAGAAGCATGTTTCTATCTTTGACCATACCACACCTGTAGATGAGCAATCAGGCAAGGCCATAATGCGAATTCCAACACTAAATTGGAAGtggagaaaaatgtaatattcttACAAAAGTATTAAACACCGACACATTGTGATAAAGCTGTTATTGTAGTGGGTCTAAGTATTTTATGGTTAATATGTACCAGCTTTAAACAATGTGTTTGTGATTTTGGCTCATTCTTAGCAGATTTTATACAGGTGATTCAGGTTGATTAGATGGCACTAAACACAATTTTAAGTGTCACAGGTTCTCAATGGATCAAGATGCCCTGTCTCTGCTGataaacatccccacagcatgatgctatCGCCATCATACTTCAGTGTATGCAGTGTGCATTCAGGCATGGGCAGTGTTATAGAGAGCCCTTGATACGATTGACTAGGGCAGCTTTACCCTCTCACGACTCCTCGATTGCGCACTAAGTCGAGGGACAGCCTTTTACTGGAAGTGCCTGGATGGTGTGATGCAGCTTgcacttcctgattattgatctAACTGGGCTCACTGCTGTATCCAAAGACCGGGATGTTATTTAGGACCCTTTTCCTAATCTAATCATTTTTAACACAGCATAGTAAAATTCTCCTTGGTATTAACTTTCCTTCAGATTCAGTCTGACCAATGACTTATCAACAGTGAGGCTTGAATCCAGAAAATGGACAGCAATTTGCAGGTGGAGGCCAATGTTAGGGTAACAGTATCCTCATTAGATCAGTTTATTTCATCTGCATAAACTGGAAGCTTCCACAGCACCAGGGTTGAATAATGAcaagatatttcagtttatttccCAGGTTGTGCGAGATTTAGTTAATGTCCATCCTGTGACCCGGAAACAGAAGTGTTAATTAGTAAGCTAGTTGATGGGTATCCTCCCCACCAATCAGCCACACACCCTTTGAATCAGCTTTTATTttgttggggggaaaaaacatgcacatgtttaaaaacaatttgcCTTACATAATTGTTACATTACTGTGCACATTTTACTTTGGTATCCATCGCTGCAAAGTATTGTGCTTGATGAAATACTAGCGGAGAAGGCAGGTTCACACTAGCTCTTCACAGCCCTAACATCTGAACTCTTAAAAGGAGGCCAGAAACAACATTACTGGTGGTGAGGAAATCCTATGGCATGAAAGGGCTTCCAGAACATTCCCAAATCATTTGTGACTCCACCAATAACCAGTCACTTCAGGACCAGCTTCCTGCTTGGACGGGACATCCTACCCCAGCACACCTTCAAGTGGACTCACCTAAACACAGCCAATGGGAGCCTTTTCAAGCATGTGGACTCCTGTGTGTGCCAGTTGAGTTCTGAGGAATGTTACCCTTTAGACTAGTTTATACTTAACTGTATGAGTTAACTCACATCTCTATCTTTGTTTGAGAATATTCAGATCCCAATTGCTGGATGGTGCCTAGTTGATGGCAGATTTTTTGTCATTTGCTCATTAGAATACCTTGAATTCCAATTCAGTATTTATGGAGGATGAGTTGGGTGAAAAGAGGATAGTTTCTAATTGAAACGTGACTAGCAGGCTAGTTGGCTATGAGCAATTGTGCTAAGATAATACGctaaaccaaaaaaataaatggtttcCATCAGTTTGGAGATCTCTGGGTAGGTAGAACATTACTTtaaacataaaatctaaataCTAAACAATCCTTTTAATGATCTCTTTTTGCGAACTGTCCCATTTTCACAATTCTAATCCCATACGCCTCAGTTCCTTTGTGCATGGTTAAGCATAATATGTTGATTAGTCTTGAGTTTACATTCATGTCTAGACTGCCTTTAAGACTGCTCCTATTTTTGTCCAGTAGGCAAATCATTCCATCATCATTTAAATTAACAGTCAAGGCTACTTGATCAGTTCTTTTCAGTCCCTTTAATCCAGTTCAGGTCAATGAGGTGCACGACATGCTCAAACATTTAATCCTTTACAAATCAGATGGGCTCTCTTCCTGGAGTGCCTATTTGCTGCCTTTTCAACCTCTCActacacatttctgaaatagtTCAAGATTGGAAATCTGTTACAGCCTGATGTCCATCCTGCCACCATAAAGTCCCACCATGTTTTTCTCTGCGGTGGATTCAGGCTTCGGAGCTGGCCATAAATGTACTTCATAAATGACGTTCTGCTATTGACAACAACAGCACTGATCAACTGTTTTTATTGACCTGGACAAAGCCTTTGACTTAATCAATATCTCATACTAATTAATAGAATGAACTACCTTTGGTCACTCAAATTGGTACCATCTTATCTGCAAGCCGCTCTTAGACATCCTCAGCTAACCCTTACCTAAATGTAAAATTGTGCTCTGGTAGATACCTCAGACTGGTCATTCCTAAAGTCAACACGTTCTTAGGCCATCATCACTTTCAGTTCTCTGCCACTAAAACTAACTGCAAAAAAACTTACCACAATTTCTTCACATTTCCTAATTACTGCATCAACTAATcccctttttgtgtgtgtgtgtgtgtgtatatatatatatcatgtaTATAGTGTTGTTTTACTGATTTCTTGCCATATCCTTGGTACatagtttttttaatgtgtaACTCCTGTCTTTGGTCAGGTTGTTGTATTTAGAAATGTCTCAATTGATATACCTAGTTAAATAAAAGTGAAATTCAAAAGTCAGATTAacgagaaaaaaaaagtgaccTGTAAAACACCTGTAAAAGATCAGTTAGAGGGGCCTCATCCTTTCTGCTTACCCAGCTCCCGTAGAGGTTTCTCCATGTCCAGTTCTGTGTAGACACGACGGGGGTAAGGGGAAAGAAGCGTGAAGTCCTGGCCCTCAGGGGCATTGCCATTCATCTGGATGTAGACACGCACGGCAGCCAGAGGCTCCTGTGCCTTGAAAACGGAGGTCAACGCTGAGCCATCCAGCATACGCACCTTAGAGGGAAGAATGAAGCACAACACTGACTgactacatt
The window above is part of the Esox lucius isolate fEsoLuc1 chromosome 4, fEsoLuc1.pri, whole genome shotgun sequence genome. Proteins encoded here:
- the si:ch211-114c17.1 gene encoding pre-mRNA-processing factor 39 isoform X1, with translation MAAEGSDSEDLSSNGLIEAPSAPEAMEAVQPPPETVEATEENGGELASEASEAATAYNMPLAENEEEDGELPADFDRLWKLAHDNPQDFSSWTDLLQYCEQESHMTASRRSLVAFLARYPLCYGYWKKFADLERRAGYTNKAQEVCVQGLKAIPLSVDLWIHYINLLLGTLNMNLAESSQRIRSAFEEAVAAAGLDFHSDRLWELYIEWEKEQGDMRAASGVYDRVLRVPTQLYSSHYDKFKTHLNTHAPKDVLSAEEYGRLLEECKQSHKIEKAEQAEGEEEIPPGEEKEPTEEELIPKMRELLLARREKVFQDLEGEVRKRWNFEDAIKRPYFHVKPLDRTQLRAWHSYLDWELTQLDAGDEQEVRTEVEPEGMEGWEEIKKEDNNGSNSSGIVAGGDQRVRILFERCLIACALYEEFWTKYIQYLEPQSLDEARAVFRRACEIHLAHKHTMHLQWATFEERHGDLNEARRVLEALETSVPGLAMVRLRRAGLERRAGRLDESEALLRDAVAQAKETPHLHAFYSIKLARLLLKLCKNPSKARGVLQEALEISPDNSKLHLNLLELEVSGDPRGSAEGVQLCVSRALAAPLSPRTKILFSQRGLQYAEDYGTSVHSVLTVYEEHQKLLKELGNKKRGAENGDNEDPDKMLKGEDGSALPATPQPPPTMPHVPITTPPPPMMGADMSAGYGYGGWYQVEQPQYGGYGGYQQPWNYNQGYYPPS
- the si:ch211-114c17.1 gene encoding pre-mRNA-processing factor 39 isoform X2, with translation MAAEGSDSEDLSSNGLIEAPSAPEAMEAVQPPPETVEATEENGGELASEASEAATAYNMPLAENEEEDGELPADFDRLWKLAHDNPQDFSSWTDLLQYCEQESHMTASRRSLVAFLARYPLCYGYWKKFADLERRAGYTNKAQEVCVQGLKAIPLSVDLWIHYINLLLGTLNMNLAESSQRIRSAFEEAVAAAGLDFHSDRLWELYIEWEKEQGDMRAASGVYDRVLRVPTQLYSSHYDKFKTHLNTHAPKDVLSAEEYGRLLEECKQSHKIEKAEQAEGEEEIPPGEEKEPTEEELIPKMRELLLARREKVFQDLEGEVRKRWNFEDAIKRPYFHVKPLDRTQLRAWHSYLDWELTQLDAGDEQEVRTEVEPEGMEGWEEIKKEDNNGSNSSGIVAGGDQRVRILFERCLIACALYEEFWTKYIQYLEPQSLDEARAVFRRACEIHLAHKHTMHLQWATFEERHGDLNEARRVLEALETSVPGLAMVRLRRAGLERRAGRLDESEALLRDAVAQAKETPHLHAFYSIKLARLLLKLCKNPSKARGVLQEALEISPDNSKLHLNLLELEVSGDPRGSAEGVQLCVSRALAAPLSPRTKILFSQRGLQYAEDYGTSVHSVLTVYEEHQKLLKELGNKKRGAENGDNEDPDKMLKGEDGSALPATPQPPPTMPHVPITTPPPPMMGADMSAGYGYGGWYQQPQYGGYGGYQQPWNYNQGYYPPS